Below is a genomic region from Desulfuromonadales bacterium.
GATCCTCCCCGGCACCAAGAGCACCATCCCCGACCTGGAATTTCTGCGGGCCAGCGGCTTTGTCCGGGCGATCCACGACTACCATGCCGCCGGCGGCCGGGTGGTCGGCATCTGCGGCGGTTACCAGATGCTGGGGCGGCGGATCGCCGATCCGGAATTGATCGAGTCGGAGCGCCCCGAGGCCGAAGGTATGGGGCTGCTCGATATGGAGACGGTTCTGGCCCCCCTCAAGCAGACCCACCAGGCGGAAGGGTTTCTGCTCCCCGCGGCAGAAGCGGCCGGCTTGTCCGGCCCGGAGAAAGTCTGCGGCTACGAGATCCACATGGGTGAGACGACACTCGGGCCTCTGGCGCAGCCGCTGCTGCAGCTCACCCGGCGCTCGGGGCGGGGCGTCAGCCTGGAGGACGGTGCCGTCTCGCCCGATGGCCGGGTCTGGGGGAGCTATCTGCATGGGCTCTTCGACGACGAGGCGACCCGCCGCGCCCTGCTCGACGGCCTGCGCGGTACCCTTCGGCCGGCAGCGCCCCCATCTTTCGGCGCGCTGTCCCTGGACGCGGAGCTCGACCGCCTCGCCGACCACCTGGAAAGGCATCTCGACCTGGCAGCGCTCTTTGCCCGGCTTGTCCCGCCGGGAGCCCAGGCGTGAACGGCTGGCTGGTCTTCGGTGCCTTCGGCCTCGACCTGCTGCTCGGCGATCCGCGCGGCTGGCCGCATCCGGTGGTCTGGATCGGCCGG
It encodes:
- a CDS encoding cobyric acid synthase CobQ, with amino-acid sequence ILPGTKSTIPDLEFLRASGFVRAIHDYHAAGGRVVGICGGYQMLGRRIADPELIESERPEAEGMGLLDMETVLAPLKQTHQAEGFLLPAAEAAGLSGPEKVCGYEIHMGETTLGPLAQPLLQLTRRSGRGVSLEDGAVSPDGRVWGSYLHGLFDDEATRRALLDGLRGTLRPAAPPSFGALSLDAELDRLADHLERHLDLAALFARLVPPGAQA